From a region of the Labrus mixtus chromosome 5, fLabMix1.1, whole genome shotgun sequence genome:
- the endog gene encoding endonuclease G, mitochondrial has protein sequence MKRWLRAGATLLVGAGLGASVTHLLSVRGGEEEPDGAGLLSIIPVLPIPKVQASELTVSPVGPGVVMKYGFPSLANIKTRESYVTSYDPRTRTASWVIERLNPATLSGSSDRKYCEFKEDDSVHGCHRATNADYKGSGFDRGHLAAAANHKWSQKAMEETFYLSNVAPQNPHLNQKTWNNLEKMCRSLTKHYLNVYVCTGPLYLPRPEADGKLYVRYQVLGQNHVAVPTHFFKVLILEQANGRGVELRSYVLPNEPVDEKIPLERFLVPIETIERASGLLFVPNIMKRTSNLQAIASR, from the exons ATGAAGCGCTGGTTGCGGGCTGGTGCGACCTTGTTGGTCGGAGCCGGACTCGGGGCTTCAGTGACCCACCTCCTTAGTGTCAGAGGCGGGGAGGAAGAGCCGGACGGTGCCGGTTTACTCAGTATAATACCAGTGCTCCCGATACCGAAGGTCCAGGCCTCCGAGCTGACG GTGAGTCCAGTTGGGCCAGGAGTTGTGATGAAGTATGGCTTCCCCTCTTTGGCTAACATTAAGACCAGAGAGTCCTATGTCACCTCATACGACCCCCGAACACGCACTGCATCTTGGGTAATAGAAAGGCTGAACCCTGCCACTCTGAGCGGCTCGTCAGACAGGAAATACTGCGAATTCAAAGAGGACGACAG TGTGCACGGATGTCACAGAGCAACTAATGCTGACTACAAGGGAAGTGGCTTCGACAGAGGTCACCTGGCTGCTGCAGCCAATCACAAGTGGAGTCAGAAAGCCATGGAGGAGACCTTCTACCTGAGCAATGTGGCACCACAG AACCCTCACCTGAACCAGAAGACCTGGAACAATTTGGAGAAAATGTGTCGCTCTCTAACAAAGCATTACCTTAATGTCTACGTCTGCACTGGACCTCTCTACCTGCCCAG GCCGGAGGCTGATGGGAAACTCTATGTTCGATATCAAGTTTTGGGACAAAACCACGTTGCTGTGCCGACACACTTCTTCAAA GTGTTGATCCTGGAGCAGGCGAATGGCAGGGGGGTGGAGCTTCGGTCTTATGTTTTACCAAATGAACCAGTAGATGAGAAGATTCCTCTGGAGCGTTTTCTGGTGCCCATAGAAACTATCGAGAGGGCATCTGGACTTTTGTTTGTCCCAAACATTATGAAGCGGACCAGCAACTTGCAGGCCATCGCTAGCAGATGA